A portion of the Pseudomonas koreensis genome contains these proteins:
- a CDS encoding helix-turn-helix transcriptional regulator gives MKRLKDLRKGIGFTQASLAAALGVSQQAVARWEKGSTEPSLAMLRDLATVMGTSVDDLVEFEAGAARISSQHWDPASDQMVDGFWGHLGVLLPGQQNHQWFPITDGERKRISRNLQGDTDCSEWLVVSTLNNRLLLMNPAALLRVRLLDDAADQPNDDNWVLPWDGYQGLSPEIYNAINDYFWDEHAFKNDYSDALQKLAIEQLEEIGIGEQEAEKLLERTFVYLKSGAEMSLCAEADDLFSLSVEVDCQRPERVVLRDQNSGEFNFFPAHNVALINMPLTQYQSAAQISMDELANS, from the coding sequence TTGAAACGGTTAAAGGATTTGCGCAAAGGGATCGGATTCACCCAGGCTTCTCTCGCCGCAGCACTGGGCGTTTCTCAGCAAGCAGTAGCCCGCTGGGAAAAAGGTTCCACGGAGCCAAGTCTTGCGATGCTGCGAGATTTGGCTACCGTGATGGGAACGAGCGTCGATGATTTGGTGGAGTTTGAAGCAGGCGCTGCCCGGATTTCTTCCCAGCATTGGGATCCTGCAAGTGACCAAATGGTAGATGGATTCTGGGGGCATCTAGGAGTGCTTTTGCCAGGGCAGCAGAACCATCAATGGTTCCCGATTACGGACGGTGAACGCAAGAGAATTAGCCGGAATCTGCAGGGAGATACCGACTGTTCAGAATGGCTTGTTGTCTCGACATTGAACAACCGATTGTTGCTGATGAATCCCGCAGCGTTGCTGCGGGTCAGGCTACTTGACGACGCGGCCGATCAGCCTAATGACGACAACTGGGTTCTGCCTTGGGATGGTTATCAAGGCCTGTCTCCAGAGATCTACAACGCGATAAATGATTACTTCTGGGATGAACACGCATTTAAAAACGATTACTCGGATGCGCTGCAAAAGCTTGCGATTGAGCAGCTTGAAGAAATCGGCATAGGCGAGCAGGAGGCTGAAAAACTGTTGGAGCGCACGTTCGTTTATCTAAAATCGGGGGCGGAGATGTCACTGTGTGCGGAAGCAGATGATCTGTTCTCACTCAGCGTTGAGGTTGATTGTCAGCGCCCGGAACGCGTAGTTTTGAGGGATCAGAACAGCGGCGAGTTTAATTTTTTCCCTGCGCATAACGTTGCACTGATCAATATGCCATTGACCCAGTATCAGAGCGCAGCCCAAATATCGATGGATGAGTTGGCGAACAGCTAG
- a CDS encoding virulence RhuM family protein, with protein sequence MSTDNVDRNTSQFIIYQSEDGQTRLDVRFIDDSVWLTQALMAELFSTTPENVLIHLKNIFNEAELDQNSTTKDFLVVRQEGSRQVKRNIKHYNLDAIISVGYRVQSRTATRFRQWATRQLREYIVKGFLLDDERLKNPDQPFDYFEELTRRIQDIRTSEKRFYQKITDIYATSVDYDPTEDASIGFFKTVQNKVHWAITGQTAAEIILHRADSTKPHMGLTSWRGIKVRKQDVATAKNYLTADELSALNNLVEQYLVFAEGQSMRRIPMTMADWVRKLDGFLTLNDRNILDNAGKISHDIAKQHAELQYEQFHHARLHEETNVADGRFADISQLARQLSGKACNRD encoded by the coding sequence ATGAGCACAGATAACGTTGACCGCAACACTTCACAGTTCATCATCTATCAGAGTGAGGATGGGCAGACCCGGCTGGACGTGCGTTTTATCGATGATTCTGTCTGGCTAACACAAGCCCTCATGGCAGAGCTGTTCAGTACGACGCCAGAGAACGTGCTGATTCACCTGAAAAATATCTTCAACGAAGCCGAGCTTGATCAAAATTCAACCACTAAGGATTTCTTAGTAGTTCGCCAAGAAGGTTCGCGTCAGGTGAAGCGCAATATCAAGCACTACAATCTTGATGCCATCATATCGGTGGGTTATCGCGTACAGAGCCGTACAGCAACTCGCTTCCGCCAATGGGCGACGCGGCAATTGCGCGAATACATCGTCAAAGGCTTCCTGCTGGACGACGAGCGCTTGAAAAATCCCGATCAGCCCTTCGACTATTTCGAGGAGTTGACACGGCGCATCCAAGATATTCGCACCAGTGAAAAGCGCTTTTACCAGAAGATAACCGACATCTACGCGACCAGCGTTGACTACGATCCGACCGAGGATGCCAGCATCGGCTTTTTCAAAACGGTGCAAAACAAGGTGCACTGGGCAATTACCGGGCAAACCGCAGCCGAGATCATTCTTCACCGCGCAGATAGCACTAAGCCTCATATGGGGCTTACCAGTTGGCGTGGAATCAAAGTGCGTAAACAGGATGTAGCCACTGCCAAGAATTACCTGACGGCCGATGAACTCAGCGCCTTGAATAATCTAGTTGAGCAATATCTCGTTTTTGCTGAGGGTCAATCCATGCGCCGGATCCCTATGACCATGGCTGACTGGGTGAGGAAACTCGATGGTTTCCTGACGCTCAACGACCGCAACATTCTTGACAATGCCGGCAAAATTTCTCACGACATAGCCAAGCAGCATGCTGAGCTGCAGTACGAGCAGTTTCATCATGCGCGCCTGCATGAAGAGACCAATGTCGCAGACGGACGCTTCGCTGACATAAGCCAACTTGCTCGCCAGCTATCAGGCAAGGCCTGTAATAGAGATTGA
- a CDS encoding YfaP family protein: MTLRYPQVLLLLCALNVLPQAFAADGVKLDTPVGGWRSGAPQGEGESFRQTVNYPASSVNTPLGQANTARISGQIKAVPKNNEPGRLIVNGVSMPLKIDPAGGFDRPFSFPNGSNSVEVRSADGQQRHRTQFLNARGGATPAKLRVLLAWDSDGTDLDLHLITPDGAHIWYGNRVAPNGAALDVDVTTGYGPEIAAMPAPIEGQYLVYVNYYGGGYRGDDGGGDEAVQALTTAQVTVITEEGTPSEKMETFVVPMRTAGELTLVKSFSYP, translated from the coding sequence ATGACACTCCGTTATCCACAGGTCTTGCTGCTGCTCTGTGCCCTCAACGTGCTGCCGCAAGCATTCGCCGCCGATGGCGTCAAACTCGACACCCCGGTCGGCGGCTGGCGCAGCGGCGCACCGCAAGGCGAGGGCGAGAGCTTCCGCCAGACTGTCAACTACCCGGCCTCGTCGGTCAACACACCGCTTGGCCAGGCCAATACCGCCAGAATCAGCGGCCAGATCAAAGCCGTGCCGAAGAACAACGAACCCGGCCGCCTGATCGTCAACGGCGTCAGCATGCCGCTGAAAATCGACCCCGCCGGCGGCTTCGATCGCCCGTTCTCCTTCCCCAACGGCAGCAACAGCGTCGAAGTGCGCAGCGCCGACGGCCAACAACGCCACCGCACGCAATTCCTCAACGCCCGCGGCGGCGCCACCCCGGCCAAACTGCGCGTCCTGCTGGCCTGGGACAGCGACGGCACCGACCTCGACCTGCACCTGATCACCCCCGACGGCGCCCACATCTGGTACGGCAACCGCGTAGCACCCAACGGCGCCGCCCTCGACGTCGACGTCACCACCGGCTACGGCCCGGAAATCGCCGCCATGCCCGCGCCGATCGAAGGGCAATATCTGGTGTATGTGAATTATTACGGCGGCGGATATCGCGGAGATGACGGAGGTGGGGATGAAGCGGTGCAGGCGCTGACGACCGCGCAGGTGACGGTTATCACCGAAGAGGGCACGCCGAGCGAGAAGATGGAGACGTTTGTAGTGCCGATGCGGACGGCGGGGGAGTTGACGTTGGTGAAGTCGTTCAGTTATCCGTGA
- a CDS encoding DUF2300 domain-containing protein yields MRRPLLWLLMCLMPALATAQDEPLRVAYQGELLSLSQTQLIKREPLPASLDAPLGSLWKLFVYAWLVDTGAREPAYECRGQSKEEVYCCAAGGRIERDQALVKSCGLYFDPARLGIAAATWREYWQARQAPSWLLDLPALQPATRVSIAELLGVLALLPAQDQLRRVLLDVVLNAADGNVVGELGGRLRVKTWSWLGDQDAQSRQGGFAGWTTDGAPIWAGGRGTSQMVLRHYGQALASVLPTAWPVDAGRCVEVRLFSKYPVSKVLSGDRVATSGPMRGDYRVEFANGNALDIHSDGELFLLNDKLVARLDREEYVARVLEREARPEPAEAAKALAVAIRTYLLQNATRNGDCLSIDDSSNRQRVAPRPASAESRNIAVWTADLVLAGSTVTYHSEQPGPDKLAWQQAVEQANAGQRYDAILLHAYPRASLSRWDNPVASCEALPAAQDWLQKQRRGWRPRLESETGYNEVSTFAVCRLAFGRPFVDRERQRIYVRGVLSLQDRLDLTHEYLHLAFEAHPNGQDETYIEGLARHLLLE; encoded by the coding sequence ATGCGCCGGCCGCTGTTGTGGCTGTTGATGTGTTTGATGCCTGCGCTGGCGACAGCGCAGGACGAGCCGTTGCGCGTGGCCTATCAGGGCGAGTTGTTGTCGTTGAGTCAGACGCAACTGATCAAGCGGGAACCGTTGCCAGCGTCGCTGGATGCGCCGCTGGGCAGTCTGTGGAAGTTGTTCGTCTACGCGTGGCTGGTGGATACCGGTGCGCGGGAACCGGCGTATGAATGTCGCGGGCAATCGAAGGAAGAGGTTTATTGCTGCGCGGCTGGCGGCAGGATCGAGCGGGATCAGGCCTTGGTGAAATCCTGCGGGTTGTATTTCGACCCCGCGCGGTTGGGCATTGCAGCGGCGACTTGGCGTGAGTATTGGCAGGCGCGGCAGGCGCCGTCATGGTTGCTGGATTTGCCAGCCCTGCAACCGGCAACAAGAGTCTCGATCGCTGAATTATTGGGTGTTCTGGCGTTGCTGCCAGCGCAGGATCAGCTGCGTCGCGTGTTGCTCGATGTCGTGCTGAACGCGGCGGACGGCAATGTAGTCGGCGAGTTGGGCGGGCGTTTGCGGGTGAAAACCTGGAGCTGGCTCGGCGACCAGGATGCGCAATCACGACAAGGCGGATTCGCTGGCTGGACCACCGATGGCGCACCGATCTGGGCGGGCGGGCGCGGCACCAGTCAGATGGTCCTGCGTCACTACGGCCAAGCGTTGGCCAGCGTATTGCCGACGGCTTGGCCGGTGGACGCGGGGCGTTGCGTGGAAGTCAGGCTGTTCTCGAAATATCCGGTTTCCAAGGTTTTGTCCGGTGACCGTGTCGCCACGTCCGGGCCAATGCGCGGCGACTATCGCGTCGAATTTGCCAACGGCAACGCACTGGATATCCACAGCGACGGCGAACTGTTTCTGCTCAATGACAAACTCGTCGCAAGGCTTGATCGCGAAGAATATGTCGCCCGCGTCCTTGAGCGCGAAGCCAGACCGGAACCTGCCGAAGCCGCCAAGGCGCTGGCCGTAGCGATCCGCACTTATCTGCTGCAAAACGCCACGCGCAACGGTGATTGCCTGAGCATCGATGACAGCAGCAATCGCCAGCGCGTCGCCCCGCGCCCAGCCTCTGCCGAGTCACGCAACATCGCGGTGTGGACGGCGGATCTGGTACTGGCCGGCAGCACCGTCACCTATCACTCCGAGCAACCCGGCCCGGACAAACTCGCCTGGCAGCAAGCCGTCGAGCAAGCCAACGCCGGCCAGCGCTACGACGCGATTCTGCTGCACGCCTATCCACGCGCCAGCCTCAGCCGCTGGGACAACCCGGTCGCCTCCTGCGAAGCATTACCCGCCGCGCAAGACTGGCTGCAAAAGCAGCGACGCGGCTGGCGTCCGAGGCTTGAAAGCGAAACCGGCTACAACGAAGTCAGCACTTTCGCCGTATGCAGACTCGCCTTCGGCCGGCCCTTCGTCGACCGCGAGCGTCAGCGCATTTATGTGCGCGGCGTGCTGAGCCTGCAGGATCGCCTCGATCTGACCCACGAATATCTGCACCTGGCCTTTGAAGCACACCCCAACGGCCAGGATGAAACCTACATCGAAGGGCTCGCCCGTCACCTTTTGCTGGAATAG
- a CDS encoding alpha-2-macroglobulin family protein, giving the protein MTGARMLRICSRISLLLALLLPLTSANAEDSVEPSNYTPVAGESFFLLADSSFASDEQAMVRLEAPGRDYRRFRMEPYGGADIRVYRIDKPLDFLKRQKNLHRVVSDGQFKGEGLSNTLAYLWDNWYRKSRRVMQRAFSYESRKQVTEEVPELKMGEAMVAPTPYDAQPQFALIPGLPVVSQFRYPLWQAKPIQPPAGVNLAGSSSDFVSVTPGNVYIPLGNLKPGLYLVEALIGKYRATTMVFVSNTVAVSKITGDELLVWAARKHEGSSVAKVNVLWTDGLGVMSSGATDADGLLRLKHVSPERSFVIGEDEEGGVFVSENFYYDSEIYDTKLYAFTDRPLYRPGDWVSLKIVGREFKNARDSVLPGAADVSVSVLDATGTELQTLDLKLDSKAGTQGRFQLPDNAVAGGYEIRFNYKDQAYSSAFRVAEYIKPHFEISLNLAKQDYRTGEPVKGSLVLLYPDGKPVANAKLSLSLRAQQLSMVDNELQYLGQFPVELTSTELTTDSKGNATLDLPAADKPSRYMLTVFASDGAAYRVKTTKEILIDRGAATFRLSAPQRFSAVGDKVAFSYANEGGSEQSKAVTPSSYAWVRLEDQSSGEGKLAAADKGFSLAFERPGTYNLTLKDQHGRVLGATGHSVTGDGVKAVPGTVEIVLDKPEYKAGEEALALITFPEPVSDALLSLERDKVEATALLAKGGDWLKLEKLSDTQYRARIAVKDNFAPNLTFSVLYTKGGQYSFQNAGIKVVAPQIDVAISTDKTVYLPGDTVTVDLTTQFAGKAVPAHLTVSVVDEMVYALQPEVAPTIDQFFYHPRRNNVRTSASLSFISYDVALPGSPGAPGKANRSERGVKVLERPRREDVDTAAWQPELLTGADGKTRFTFKMPDSLTRWRITARAIADDGQVGQKKQFVRSEKPLYLKWSGPSKFRKGDQPQLGVFAFSQAEKTVKAELVTHYAGAEQRLPVTLNSGINYLPLPAFALASGEWTAELVQDGKVADALVVRLSATGEGWQVTQTQSLDVVSGDTPLSLPADATDIRLRLDDSPQALFRSALDDLLGYPYGGVEQTASRLLPLSIAYPSLASNPQIRDRLRLIMQNSRLRLVQMAGPSASFTWWGYDGEPDAFLTAYAYYADWNASRVLDLTLPPEHWQRVLEVYAKQAPNTPLLQRALILSFAKQMQLPVNTLLSGLIEDLAKAGEGSAETLLDDGQDSLVMSDPDSALGLAAARVLTASLATQAKVALPEAFNRQLGAAQQRLAVSSQPVVEALNLSLQPFDQARATALLQRLLPQQSTLERALALTWLQRSIAQASPTIALMPGEGWKKNYGASGEMYWTWQGATPLPNVLSVSGTQERPLRAALSFQTQQPQIDPMAVTITRRLSRLVPGDEAFTFKLETVGTKPLSSDSLYLDEVILTSKAPKPLRYGMLEVPLPPGADVERTTWGIKLQGKDGTEPTALEKARFEPGQLAYAVPVDALSGELRLRHLVRFSQKGQFNLPPVRFKQVYAPQHQAQEAKAALGQVTVN; this is encoded by the coding sequence ATGACCGGTGCCCGCATGTTGCGTATCTGTTCGCGAATTTCCTTGCTGTTGGCGTTGCTGCTGCCGTTGACCAGCGCCAATGCCGAAGACTCGGTGGAGCCGAGCAATTACACGCCGGTGGCCGGTGAGAGCTTCTTCCTGCTCGCCGACAGCAGTTTTGCCAGCGACGAGCAGGCAATGGTTCGCCTGGAAGCACCCGGTCGTGACTACCGGCGCTTTCGCATGGAGCCATACGGCGGCGCCGACATTCGCGTGTATCGCATCGACAAGCCGCTGGACTTCCTCAAGCGTCAGAAGAACCTGCACCGCGTCGTCAGTGACGGCCAGTTCAAGGGCGAGGGCCTGTCCAACACCCTCGCGTATCTGTGGGACAACTGGTATCGCAAATCCCGGCGGGTGATGCAGCGTGCCTTCTCTTACGAGTCGCGCAAACAGGTCACCGAAGAAGTGCCGGAGCTGAAGATGGGCGAGGCCATGGTTGCGCCGACGCCTTACGACGCGCAGCCGCAATTTGCCTTGATCCCGGGTCTGCCGGTGGTCAGCCAGTTCCGTTATCCGCTGTGGCAGGCCAAGCCGATTCAGCCGCCGGCCGGGGTCAATCTGGCCGGGTCTTCAAGCGATTTCGTCAGCGTCACACCCGGCAACGTCTACATTCCGCTGGGTAATCTGAAGCCCGGGCTGTATCTGGTCGAAGCGTTGATCGGCAAATACCGCGCGACCACCATGGTTTTCGTCTCCAACACCGTCGCGGTGAGCAAGATTACCGGCGATGAACTGCTGGTCTGGGCCGCGCGCAAGCATGAAGGCAGCTCGGTGGCGAAGGTCAATGTGCTGTGGACCGACGGCCTTGGCGTGATGAGCAGCGGTGCTACCGATGCCGACGGTTTGCTGCGCCTGAAACACGTCAGCCCGGAGCGCTCGTTCGTCATCGGCGAGGACGAAGAGGGCGGCGTGTTCGTCTCGGAAAACTTCTACTACGACAGCGAAATCTACGACACCAAGCTCTATGCCTTCACCGATCGGCCGCTGTATCGCCCGGGCGATTGGGTGTCGCTGAAAATCGTCGGACGCGAGTTCAAGAATGCCCGGGACTCGGTGCTGCCGGGAGCGGCGGATGTCAGTGTCAGCGTGCTCGATGCCACTGGTACCGAACTGCAGACCCTCGACCTGAAGCTTGATTCGAAAGCAGGTACCCAGGGTCGCTTCCAGTTGCCGGATAACGCCGTGGCCGGTGGTTACGAGATCCGTTTCAACTACAAGGATCAGGCCTACAGCAGCGCCTTCCGGGTGGCTGAATACATCAAGCCGCACTTCGAAATCTCGCTGAATCTGGCCAAGCAGGACTACCGCACCGGTGAGCCGGTGAAAGGCAGTCTGGTGCTGCTCTATCCGGACGGTAAACCGGTGGCGAACGCCAAATTGAGCCTGAGCCTGCGCGCCCAGCAACTGTCGATGGTCGACAACGAGCTGCAATACCTCGGGCAATTCCCGGTGGAATTGACCAGCACCGAACTGACCACCGACAGCAAGGGTAACGCAACTCTCGACCTGCCAGCCGCCGACAAGCCGAGCCGCTACATGCTCACGGTGTTCGCCAGCGACGGCGCGGCGTATCGGGTCAAGACCACCAAGGAAATCCTCATCGACCGCGGCGCGGCAACTTTTCGCTTGAGCGCGCCGCAGCGTTTCAGCGCGGTCGGTGACAAGGTCGCCTTCAGCTATGCCAACGAGGGCGGTAGCGAGCAAAGCAAAGCGGTGACGCCGAGCAGCTACGCCTGGGTACGCCTGGAAGACCAAAGCAGCGGTGAAGGCAAACTCGCTGCAGCTGACAAAGGTTTCAGCCTCGCTTTCGAGCGTCCGGGCACTTACAACCTGACGCTCAAGGATCAACACGGTCGCGTCCTCGGTGCCACCGGCCATTCGGTCACTGGAGACGGTGTCAAAGCGGTGCCGGGCACGGTGGAAATCGTCCTCGACAAGCCCGAGTACAAGGCCGGCGAAGAAGCGCTGGCGCTGATCACTTTTCCTGAGCCGGTCAGTGATGCACTGCTGTCGCTGGAGCGCGACAAGGTCGAAGCCACCGCGCTGCTGGCCAAGGGCGGTGACTGGCTGAAACTAGAAAAACTCAGCGACACCCAATACCGCGCGCGCATTGCGGTTAAGGACAATTTTGCGCCGAACCTGACCTTCTCCGTGCTCTACACCAAGGGCGGTCAGTACAGCTTCCAGAACGCCGGGATCAAAGTGGTCGCGCCGCAAATCGACGTGGCGATCAGCACCGACAAAACGGTGTACCTGCCGGGCGATACGGTCACGGTCGACCTGACCACGCAGTTCGCCGGCAAAGCCGTCCCGGCACACTTGACGGTCAGCGTGGTCGACGAAATGGTCTACGCGCTGCAACCGGAAGTCGCGCCGACCATCGACCAGTTCTTCTATCACCCACGGCGCAACAATGTGCGCACCAGCGCCAGCCTGTCGTTCATCAGTTACGACGTGGCGTTGCCGGGCAGCCCCGGCGCACCGGGCAAGGCCAACCGCAGCGAACGCGGCGTGAAAGTGCTGGAACGTCCACGCCGTGAAGACGTTGACACCGCGGCATGGCAGCCGGAGTTATTGACCGGTGCCGACGGCAAAACCCGTTTCACCTTCAAGATGCCGGACTCCCTGACCCGCTGGCGCATCACCGCCCGCGCCATCGCCGATGACGGCCAAGTCGGGCAGAAGAAGCAGTTTGTCCGTTCGGAAAAACCGCTGTACCTGAAGTGGAGCGGGCCGAGCAAATTCCGCAAGGGCGATCAGCCGCAACTGGGCGTGTTTGCGTTCAGTCAGGCAGAGAAAACAGTCAAGGCTGAATTGGTCACGCACTACGCCGGCGCCGAACAGCGCTTGCCGGTGACCCTGAACAGCGGCATCAATTATTTGCCGCTGCCGGCGTTTGCCCTGGCCTCTGGCGAGTGGACGGCGGAGCTGGTACAGGACGGCAAAGTCGCCGATGCCCTGGTTGTGCGCTTGAGTGCCACCGGTGAAGGCTGGCAAGTCACCCAGACGCAAAGCCTTGATGTGGTCAGCGGCGATACACCATTGAGTTTGCCGGCTGATGCCACGGATATTCGCCTGCGTCTGGATGACAGTCCGCAAGCGCTGTTCCGTTCCGCCCTCGATGATCTGCTCGGCTACCCGTACGGCGGCGTCGAGCAGACGGCCAGTCGGTTGCTGCCGCTGAGCATCGCTTATCCATCGCTGGCCTCGAACCCGCAGATTCGCGATCGCTTGCGCCTGATCATGCAGAACAGCCGCCTGCGTCTGGTGCAAATGGCCGGGCCGTCGGCGAGCTTCACCTGGTGGGGCTACGACGGCGAGCCGGATGCATTCCTCACCGCCTACGCCTATTACGCCGACTGGAATGCCAGCCGCGTACTCGATCTGACCCTGCCGCCGGAGCACTGGCAGCGCGTACTTGAGGTTTACGCCAAGCAGGCACCGAACACGCCGTTGCTGCAACGGGCGCTGATTCTGTCGTTCGCCAAACAGATGCAGTTGCCAGTGAACACGCTGCTCAGCGGTCTGATCGAGGATCTGGCGAAGGCCGGTGAAGGCAGTGCCGAAACCTTGCTCGACGACGGCCAGGACAGTCTGGTGATGAGCGATCCGGATTCGGCGCTCGGTCTGGCAGCGGCGCGGGTGCTCACCGCATCGTTGGCCACGCAGGCGAAAGTTGCTTTGCCGGAGGCGTTCAATCGTCAACTGGGGGCAGCGCAACAGCGTCTGGCGGTCAGTTCGCAGCCAGTTGTCGAAGCGTTGAACCTGTCGCTGCAACCGTTCGATCAGGCCCGTGCGACGGCGTTGCTGCAACGTCTGCTGCCGCAGCAATCGACGCTGGAACGTGCGCTTGCGCTGACCTGGCTGCAACGCAGCATCGCCCAGGCGTCACCGACCATCGCGCTGATGCCCGGTGAAGGCTGGAAGAAAAACTACGGCGCCAGCGGCGAGATGTACTGGACATGGCAAGGCGCGACGCCACTGCCGAATGTGCTGAGCGTGTCCGGCACGCAAGAGCGTCCGTTGCGTGCCGCGCTGAGCTTTCAGACTCAGCAGCCGCAGATCGATCCGATGGCCGTGACCATCACCCGGCGCCTGTCGAGGCTGGTGCCGGGCGACGAAGCGTTCACCTTCAAGCTGGAGACGGTCGGCACGAAGCCGCTGTCCAGCGACAGCCTGTACCTGGACGAGGTGATCCTCACCAGCAAAGCGCCGAAACCGCTGCGCTACGGCATGCTTGAAGTGCCGCTGCCACCGGGCGCCGATGTTGAGCGCACGACGTGGGGCATCAAGTTGCAGGGCAAGGACGGCACCGAACCGACCGCGCTGGAGAAGGCACGTTTCGAACCGGGTCAGTTGGCTTATGCGGTGCCGGTCGATGCGCTGAGTGGCGAATTGCGCCTGCGCCATCTGGTGCGCTTCTCGCAGAAAGGCCAGTTCAACCTGCCGCCGGTACGCTTCAAGCAAGTCTATGCGCCGCAGCATCAGGCCCAGGAAGCGAAAGCCGCCCTTGGTCAGGTCACGGTCAACTGA
- a CDS encoding DUF1175 domain-containing protein, which translates to MESAVTALIRSLGLLAMLLSAGARAVEAPALDPAQSQIFRAWFVRIAQEQLSQGPSPRWYQQDCAGLVRFAANEALKVHDDKWLRSNGLSNRYLPPELALSDEQRKLAQQWQQGGGKVGPYVNAIKLIQFNSHLVSRDVSQARPGDLMFFDQGDDQHLMIWMGRYIAYHTGTTTPTDNGMRSASLQQLMTWKDTRWIPDAANPNFIGVYRLNFLSQ; encoded by the coding sequence ATGGAAAGCGCTGTGACCGCACTGATCCGCAGCCTTGGCCTGCTCGCGATGCTGCTGAGTGCAGGCGCCCGCGCGGTTGAAGCGCCAGCGCTCGATCCGGCGCAATCGCAGATCTTTCGCGCCTGGTTCGTGCGTATTGCTCAAGAGCAACTGAGCCAGGGCCCGAGCCCGCGCTGGTATCAGCAGGATTGCGCCGGGCTGGTGCGCTTTGCCGCCAACGAAGCGCTGAAAGTCCATGACGACAAATGGCTGCGCAGCAATGGTCTGTCCAATCGTTATCTACCGCCGGAGCTGGCGCTGAGCGACGAGCAGCGCAAGCTCGCGCAACAGTGGCAGCAGGGCGGCGGCAAGGTGGGGCCGTACGTCAACGCGATCAAACTGATTCAGTTCAACAGCCACCTGGTCAGCCGCGATGTGTCGCAGGCCCGGCCCGGTGATCTGATGTTTTTCGATCAGGGCGACGACCAGCACCTGATGATCTGGATGGGCCGCTACATCGCCTATCACACCGGCACCACCACCCCCACTGACAACGGCATGCGTTCGGCAAGCCTGCAGCAACTCATGACATGGAAGGACACCCGATGGATACCCGACGCAGCCAACCCCAACTTCATCGGCGTCTATCGACTGAACTTTCTCTCCCAATGA